The Klebsiella quasivariicola region GGCGACAATAGTTCGTTGGCAAGCCCGACGGGGCTATAAGCAAAAGTTGTAAAGCAGCGCACACCGGTGCCTGCATCCTGGGCGCGGAGTATATCACCATTGCGCGTTATTTGCTTACACGCGTGACTTCGTTACCATACCCGGTATTGCCGTCGCGACATAACAAGAGTCTACATTCACTATGCCAAAGAAAAATGAGGCCCCGGCCAGCTTTGAAACCGCTCTGGGCGAACTGGAGCAGATCGTTAACCGTCTGGAAAGCGGCGATTTGCCGTTAGAGGAAGCGCTAAGCGAATTTGAGCGCGGCGTACAGCTGGCGCGCCAGGGGCAAAGTCAGCTGCAGAAGGCCGAACAGCGCGTGCAGATCCTGCTGGCGGATAGTGAAGATTCCCCGACCACGCCTTTTACGCCGGACGCTGAATAAAATGGATTTCCCGCAACAATTGCAGGCCTGTGTGGAACAGGCTAATGGGGCATTGCGCCGTTTTATCGCGCCGCAGCCCTTTCAGAACACTCCGCTGGTGGAAGCGATGCATTATGGCGCACTCTTAGGCGGTAAACGCCTGCGCCCCTTCCTTGTCTATGCCACCGGCGCGATGTTCGGCGTCAGCCGCACCACGCTCGATGCCCCCGCCGCGGCGGTCGAATGTATTCATGCTTATTCCCTGATGCATGATGATTTGCCGGCGATGGATGATGACGATCTGCGTCGCGGACTGCCGACTTGTCATATTAAATTTGGCGAAGCCAACGCAATTCTTGCGGGAGATGCCCTGCAAACGCTGGCGTTCTCTATACTGAGTGATGCGCCGATGGCCGACGTCTCTGATCGGGACCGGCTGGCGATGGTCTCCGAACTGGCGCAGGCCAGCGGCGTGGCGGGTATGTGCGGCGGCCAGGCGCTGGATCTGGAGGCGGAAGGACAGCAGGTGGATCTGCAGGCGCTGGAGCGTATCCATCGCCACAAAACGGGGGCGTTGATCCGCGCCGCCGTCCGGATGGGGGCGCTGAGCGCCGGCGAACGCGGCCGCGCTGCCCTGCCCGCGCTGGATCGCTATGCGGAAAATATCGGTCTTGCCTTCCAGGTCCAGGATGACATTCTCGACGTGGTAGGGGATACTGCGACCCTTGGCAAACGTCAGGGTGCCGACCAGCAATTGGGTAAAAGCACCTATCCCGCCCTCCTGGGTCTTGAGCAAGCCCGGAAGAAAGCGCACGACCTGATCGCTGATGCCCGCCGGTCGTTAGATGAGCTGGCCGCACAATCTCTGGATACTTCGGCACTGGAAGCGCTCGCGAATTACATTATTCAGCGCGATAAATAAACAATAAATGAGTCTCTGATGAGTTTTGATATTGCCAAATACCCGACCCTGGCGCTGGTAGATTCCACCCAGGAGTTGCGCCTGTTGCCAAAAGAGAGCCTGCCGAAGCTGTGTGATGAGCTGCGGCGCTATCTGCTGGACAGCGTCAGCCGCTCCAGCGGTCACTTTGCCTCTGGCCTCGGCACGGTGGAACTGACCGTGGCGCTGCACTACGTGTATAACACGCCGTTCGATCGCCTGATCTGGGACGTCGGCCATCAGGCCTACCCGCATAAAATTCTGACCGGCCGCCGGGATAAAATCGGCACCATTCGCCAGAAAGGCGGCCTGCACCCCTTCCCGTGGCGCGGTGAAAGCGAGTATGACGTGCTGAGCGTCGGCCACTCCTCCACCTCCATTTCCGCCGGTATCGGGGTGGCTATCGCCGCCGCGAAAGAGGATAAGCAGCGGCGCGCGGTATGCGTGATTGGCGACGGGGCGATCACCGCCGGCATGGCGTTTGAGGCGATGAACCACGCCGGGGACATCAAACCCGACCTGCTGGTGGTGCTGAATGACAATGAAATGTCGATTTCCGAGAACGTTGGCGCGCTGAACAATCATCTGGCGCAGCTGCTCTCCGGTAAGCTCTACTCCACCCTGCGCGAAGGCGGCAAAAAGGTTTTCTCCGGCGTACCGCCGATTAAAGAACTGCTTAAGCGGACCGAAGAACATATCAAAGGCATGGTGGTGCCGGGAACGCTGTTTGAAGAGCTGGGCTTTAACTACATCGGGCCGGTGGATGGCCATGATGTGCTCGGTCTGGTCAGCACCCTGAAGAACATGCGCGACCTGAAAGGCCCGCAGTTCCTGCATATTATGACCAAAAAAGGCCGCGGCTATGAGCCCGCCGAGAAAGACCCCATCACTTTCCATGCGGTGCCGAAGTTCGACCATACCAGCGGCGTGCTGCCCAAAAGCAGCGGCGGTCTCCCCACCTACTCGAAAATCTTCGGCGACTGGCTGTGCGAAACCGCCGCCAAAGACAGCAAGCTGATGGCGATCACCCCGGCGATGCGCGAAGGCTCCGGGATGGTGGAATTTTCGAAAAAATTCCCCGATCAGTACTTTGACGTCGCCATCGCCGAGCAGCATGCGGTCACCTTCGCCGCCGGACTGGCAATTGGCGACTACAAGCCGGTAGTGGCCATCTACTCCACTTTCCTGCAGCGAGCCTACGATCAGGTGATCCACGATGTGGCTATCCAGAAGCTGCCGGTGCTGTTTGCTATCGACCGCGCCGGGATCGTCGGCGCAGACGGCCAGACGCATCAGGGGGCGTTCGATCTCTCCTTCCTGCGCTGTATTCCGGATATGGTGGTGATGACCCCGAGCGATGAAAATGAATGTCGCCAGATGCTGTACACCGGCTACCACTACAGCGAAGGGCCAAGCGCGGTGCGCTATCCGCGCGGCAGCGGCACTGGCGCGACGCTGGAACCGCTGGCGTCGCTGCCGATCGGCAAAGGGGTGGTGAAACGCCAGGGCGAGAAGATAGCGATCCTTAATTTCGGCACCCTGCTGCCGGAGGCCGCGGCGGTGGCGGACAAACTCAACGCGACCCTGGTGGATATGCGCTTTGTGAAGCCGCTGGATACCGCGCTGATCCTGCAGCTCGCCGGTGAGCATGACGTGCTGGTGACGCTGGAAGAGAACGCCATCATGGGCGGTGCCGGCAGCGGCGTGAACGAAGTGCTGATGGCTCATCGCCGGGCGGTACCGGTGCTCAATATTGGCCTGCCGGATTATTTTATTCCTCAGGGCACTCAGGAAGAGATCCGCGCCGATCTCGGCCTCGATGCCGCCGGTATTGAAGCCAAAATCCTCGACTGGCTGGCATAATTGCCCCACCTGCTCCTGCTATGCTTAAGGGATACCCTTGATGAATAGCAGGAGCGCACTATGCACTAC contains the following coding sequences:
- the ispA gene encoding (2E,6E)-farnesyl diphosphate synthase, which gives rise to MDFPQQLQACVEQANGALRRFIAPQPFQNTPLVEAMHYGALLGGKRLRPFLVYATGAMFGVSRTTLDAPAAAVECIHAYSLMHDDLPAMDDDDLRRGLPTCHIKFGEANAILAGDALQTLAFSILSDAPMADVSDRDRLAMVSELAQASGVAGMCGGQALDLEAEGQQVDLQALERIHRHKTGALIRAAVRMGALSAGERGRAALPALDRYAENIGLAFQVQDDILDVVGDTATLGKRQGADQQLGKSTYPALLGLEQARKKAHDLIADARRSLDELAAQSLDTSALEALANYIIQRDK
- the dxs gene encoding 1-deoxy-D-xylulose-5-phosphate synthase, which produces MSFDIAKYPTLALVDSTQELRLLPKESLPKLCDELRRYLLDSVSRSSGHFASGLGTVELTVALHYVYNTPFDRLIWDVGHQAYPHKILTGRRDKIGTIRQKGGLHPFPWRGESEYDVLSVGHSSTSISAGIGVAIAAAKEDKQRRAVCVIGDGAITAGMAFEAMNHAGDIKPDLLVVLNDNEMSISENVGALNNHLAQLLSGKLYSTLREGGKKVFSGVPPIKELLKRTEEHIKGMVVPGTLFEELGFNYIGPVDGHDVLGLVSTLKNMRDLKGPQFLHIMTKKGRGYEPAEKDPITFHAVPKFDHTSGVLPKSSGGLPTYSKIFGDWLCETAAKDSKLMAITPAMREGSGMVEFSKKFPDQYFDVAIAEQHAVTFAAGLAIGDYKPVVAIYSTFLQRAYDQVIHDVAIQKLPVLFAIDRAGIVGADGQTHQGAFDLSFLRCIPDMVVMTPSDENECRQMLYTGYHYSEGPSAVRYPRGSGTGATLEPLASLPIGKGVVKRQGEKIAILNFGTLLPEAAAVADKLNATLVDMRFVKPLDTALILQLAGEHDVLVTLEENAIMGGAGSGVNEVLMAHRRAVPVLNIGLPDYFIPQGTQEEIRADLGLDAAGIEAKILDWLA
- the xseB gene encoding exodeoxyribonuclease VII small subunit, producing MPKKNEAPASFETALGELEQIVNRLESGDLPLEEALSEFERGVQLARQGQSQLQKAEQRVQILLADSEDSPTTPFTPDAE